From the genome of Pseudomonas sp. TMP9, one region includes:
- a CDS encoding 2-isopropylmalate synthase, translated as MSSNDRVIIFDTTLRDGEQSPGASMTGEEKLRIAKALERLKVDVIEAGFAIASPGDFAAVKAIADSIKDSTVCSLSRALDADIDRAAEALKGANSGRIHTFIATSPIHMQHKLRMQPDQVVAQAVHAIKRARNLCSDVEFSCEDAGRSEIDFLCRIIEAAIDAGARTINIPDTVGYAIPHQYAEMIRQLLNRVPNADKAVFSVHCHNDLGLAVANSLAAVVAGARQVECTINGLGERAGNAALEEIVMAIKTREDLLGVHTRIDTPHILSISRMVSGITGFPVQPNKAIVGANAFAHESGIHQDGVLKHRETYEIMSAQSVGWHTNKLTLGKLSGRNAFRSRLDELGIALAGEAELNAAFARFKDLADKKHEIFDEDLQALVSDTLSEEAPEHFKLVTLDVASKTGEVPHAQVVVSVDGVEHGGNAQGSGPVDATFKAIESIAHSTANLQLYSVNAITEGTDSQGEVTVRLEKGGRIVNGNGADTDILVASAKAYINALNLMQDGRKAHPQAADV; from the coding sequence CATCGCCAGCCCTGGCGACTTTGCGGCGGTCAAAGCAATTGCCGACAGCATCAAAGACAGCACCGTGTGCAGCCTGTCGCGTGCGCTGGACGCCGATATCGACCGCGCTGCTGAAGCCCTTAAAGGGGCCAACAGTGGGCGTATTCACACCTTTATCGCCACCAGTCCCATCCATATGCAGCACAAGCTGCGCATGCAACCCGACCAGGTGGTGGCGCAGGCCGTGCATGCGATCAAGCGTGCGCGCAACCTGTGCAGCGATGTGGAGTTCTCTTGCGAGGACGCAGGGCGTTCAGAAATCGACTTCCTCTGCCGCATTATCGAGGCCGCTATCGACGCGGGTGCGCGCACCATCAACATCCCGGACACCGTCGGTTACGCCATTCCGCACCAGTACGCTGAGATGATTCGTCAGCTGCTCAACCGCGTGCCCAACGCCGATAAAGCCGTGTTCTCCGTGCATTGCCACAACGACCTAGGCCTGGCGGTGGCCAACTCACTGGCCGCTGTGGTCGCCGGTGCTCGCCAAGTGGAGTGCACCATTAATGGTCTGGGTGAGCGCGCCGGTAACGCCGCGCTGGAAGAGATCGTCATGGCGATCAAAACCCGCGAGGATTTGCTCGGCGTGCACACCCGTATCGATACCCCGCACATTCTCAGCATTTCGCGCATGGTGTCTGGCATCACCGGTTTTCCGGTGCAGCCGAACAAGGCCATCGTCGGCGCCAACGCCTTTGCCCACGAGTCGGGCATTCACCAGGATGGCGTGCTCAAGCACCGCGAAACCTACGAAATCATGTCCGCGCAGTCGGTCGGCTGGCACACCAATAAACTCACGCTGGGTAAGTTGAGCGGACGTAATGCCTTCCGCTCGCGCTTGGATGAGCTGGGCATCGCTCTGGCTGGCGAGGCTGAACTGAACGCCGCGTTTGCCCGCTTCAAAGACCTGGCAGATAAAAAGCACGAAATTTTTGATGAAGACCTGCAAGCGCTCGTCTCCGACACCCTCAGTGAAGAAGCCCCGGAACACTTCAAGCTGGTGACCTTGGATGTGGCCAGCAAAACCGGTGAAGTGCCGCATGCGCAAGTTGTGGTCAGCGTTGATGGCGTCGAGCACGGCGGCAATGCGCAAGGTTCAGGGCCGGTGGATGCTACTTTTAAGGCCATCGAGTCGATTGCCCATTCAACCGCCAACCTTCAACTTTACTCGGTCAATGCCATCACCGAGGGCACCGACTCCCAAGGTGAAGTCACCGTGCGCTTGGAGAAGGGCGGACGTATCGTCAATGGCAATGGCGCCGACACTGATATTTTGGTGGCCTCGGCCAAGGCGTATATCAATGCGCTGAACCTGATGCAGGACGGGCGCAAAGCTCACCCGCAGGCGGCTGACGTTTGA
- a CDS encoding energy transducer TonB produces the protein MIAELRRRAYLSAMQVASWLPRVELPFAAPSRPELLQPLAQLEPEVRSTPPATVRVANAEPALVSPAAEAPAVRAKIEVPRPVASPRKANRSPVEASDEAGAKAAAAMPPRFALQLLRAGACAVLVELPTGEPLQGRDPAYLLLKDLLRAAGLPDSPQLIGEPVRWPLLARGQIEQGPDAALEFVQSFVGARLEEQAPCSCLWLIGLPAIRFAGEAEADAYNRELQIEGLGAAWALPGLELLMDEPERKRELWHAMRRVRQRWLNPA, from the coding sequence TTGATTGCAGAGCTTCGTCGCCGTGCGTACCTGAGCGCCATGCAGGTGGCCAGTTGGCTGCCGCGGGTGGAGCTGCCTTTTGCCGCGCCCTCACGGCCGGAGTTATTGCAGCCGCTGGCGCAGCTTGAGCCTGAGGTGCGTTCTACGCCACCAGCAACGGTGCGCGTGGCTAACGCTGAGCCAGCGCTTGTGTCACCCGCCGCTGAGGCACCTGCAGTACGGGCAAAAATTGAAGTGCCACGCCCGGTGGCCTCACCGCGCAAGGCTAATCGCTCACCCGTTGAGGCTTCTGATGAAGCCGGTGCTAAGGCTGCGGCTGCAATGCCGCCGCGTTTTGCCCTGCAATTACTGCGCGCCGGCGCCTGTGCGGTGCTGGTTGAGTTGCCCACTGGCGAGCCGCTGCAAGGCCGTGACCCGGCCTACTTGCTGCTCAAAGACTTACTGCGTGCAGCCGGTTTACCGGACAGCCCGCAGCTTATTGGTGAGCCGGTGCGCTGGCCGCTGCTGGCGCGCGGGCAAATTGAGCAAGGCCCTGATGCGGCGTTGGAGTTTGTGCAGAGTTTTGTTGGCGCACGCCTAGAAGAGCAGGCGCCTTGCAGTTGCTTGTGGCTTATCGGCTTGCCGGCGATTCGCTTTGCCGGCGAGGCAGAGGCTGATGCCTACAACCGCGAGTTGCAGATCGAAGGGCTGGGCGCTGCCTGGGCGTTACCGGGGCTTGAGCTGTTGATGGATGAGCCCGAGCGCAAGCGCGAGCTATGGCACGCCATGCGCCGCGTGCGCCAACGCTGGCTAAACCCGGCGTGA
- the rimI gene encoding ribosomal protein S18-alanine N-acetyltransferase, with protein MSDAISFRPMTAADIDAVLKIEYAAFSHPWTRGIFTDSLTSYNCWVMFEGQQQVGHGVIQIIMDEAHLLNITVKAESQGRGLGLKLLEHLMQQAQAQGANDCFLEVRASNQVAYRLYERYGFNEVGRRRDYYPAVGGREDALVMVCPLFD; from the coding sequence ATGAGTGATGCCATCAGCTTTCGTCCAATGACGGCGGCAGATATCGATGCGGTGCTGAAAATCGAATACGCCGCCTTCAGCCACCCTTGGACGCGCGGCATCTTCACCGACAGCCTGACGTCTTATAACTGCTGGGTGATGTTTGAAGGCCAGCAGCAGGTGGGGCACGGTGTGATCCAGATCATCATGGATGAAGCGCACCTGCTCAATATCACCGTCAAGGCCGAAAGCCAGGGGCGCGGTTTGGGCCTTAAATTACTCGAACACCTGATGCAGCAGGCTCAGGCCCAGGGCGCCAATGACTGTTTTCTCGAAGTGCGTGCCAGCAATCAGGTCGCTTATCGCCTGTACGAACGCTACGGTTTTAACGAAGTCGGTCGACGTCGTGATTACTACCCCGCAGTGGGGGGGCGTGAGGATGCACTGGTGATGGTCTGCCCGCTGTTTGATTAG
- a CDS encoding bifunctional UDP-sugar hydrolase/5'-nucleotidase, with product MRLSASVLALFCLATAVQAFGAERNFTILHTNDWQSRLLGFGPNNEYTPATTGDDDTVGGVARLATLLEQRRAAAGEQPVLLLDGGDFSMGTLFHTVTRETGGELRLMTELGYDAATLGNHEFDFRPAGLAAMISSAFKIKGDGLIPLLSSNLGFDPARKEDDSLQAHYDAGRIAPYTLIDKGGIRFGLFGLLGNNAVAVSPMIKPATFADPVVTAQAMVAKLREEGAEVVILLSHMGVVQQADGSWRGEEVELVEQVPGIDIVVGGHSHTALAQPLLVNGRTPVMQAGSEIQHLGELRMRLPADGKPQVVDYQLHPINDQITGSVAITAQVEDFKQVVNAQMLAPKGYTFDQPLAKVDKTLTRAYDDPILGNLVTDALRHATGSDVSFTGNGTVRDNLIKGRHGVQAVSDLFRIAPLGVGELDDAPGYPLIKVYVTGQELNNMLEVLLLAYQLRESQSYYPRVSGLRFSYNPWRVPFDRVSRIELGDPLNGYTALDLADQRLYSIGATSYVGSFTWLVSDLTKGLLSVQPKNAQGQPLTAIKDAIIDADPQQPGVQEYKEWQGLLDHVRSLPDVDGDGLADIPTQGAAAEQRMLRAPSLHPADLYRYAGALQWGVSALLLAGVLLIIWLLRRRRT from the coding sequence ATGCGACTGTCTGCCTCTGTGCTCGCGCTGTTTTGCCTCGCCACCGCCGTTCAGGCGTTTGGCGCCGAGCGCAACTTCACCATCCTGCACACCAACGATTGGCAGTCGCGCCTACTTGGCTTCGGCCCCAATAATGAATACACCCCCGCAACCACGGGCGATGATGACACCGTGGGCGGTGTCGCACGCCTGGCCACGCTGCTTGAGCAGCGCCGTGCGGCTGCCGGCGAACAGCCAGTGTTGCTGCTCGATGGTGGTGATTTCAGCATGGGCACGCTGTTTCACACCGTCACCCGTGAAACCGGCGGCGAGCTGCGGTTAATGACCGAACTGGGTTACGACGCCGCGACTCTGGGCAATCATGAATTTGATTTTCGCCCCGCCGGCTTGGCCGCGATGATCAGCTCAGCGTTTAAAATCAAGGGCGATGGGCTGATACCGCTGCTGTCGAGCAACTTAGGCTTCGACCCCGCGCGCAAAGAAGATGACAGCCTGCAGGCACACTATGACGCGGGGCGCATTGCGCCGTACACGCTGATCGACAAGGGCGGCATCCGCTTTGGTCTGTTCGGCCTGCTGGGTAACAACGCCGTCGCCGTCAGCCCGATGATTAAACCGGCGACCTTTGCCGATCCGGTCGTCACCGCCCAGGCGATGGTTGCCAAGCTGCGCGAGGAGGGCGCTGAGGTGGTGATTCTGCTTTCGCACATGGGCGTGGTGCAGCAGGCCGATGGCAGCTGGCGCGGCGAAGAAGTTGAGCTGGTTGAGCAGGTGCCGGGCATCGATATCGTGGTCGGCGGTCATTCGCATACCGCACTGGCGCAGCCGCTGCTGGTCAATGGCCGTACGCCAGTGATGCAGGCCGGCTCCGAGATCCAGCACTTGGGCGAGCTGCGCATGCGCTTGCCGGCAGATGGCAAGCCGCAGGTGGTCGACTACCAACTGCATCCGATCAATGACCAGATTACCGGCAGCGTTGCCATTACCGCTCAGGTCGAGGACTTCAAACAGGTGGTCAACGCGCAGATGTTGGCGCCCAAGGGCTACACCTTCGATCAGCCGCTGGCCAAGGTCGATAAAACCCTGACCCGCGCGTATGACGATCCGATTCTTGGCAATTTGGTCACCGATGCGCTGCGCCACGCGACGGGCAGTGATGTGTCGTTCACCGGCAACGGCACTGTCCGCGACAACCTGATCAAGGGCCGGCATGGCGTGCAGGCGGTGTCCGACCTGTTTCGCATCGCCCCGTTGGGCGTGGGCGAACTGGATGATGCGCCGGGATATCCGCTGATCAAGGTCTATGTCACCGGGCAGGAATTGAATAACATGTTGGAGGTGTTGCTGCTGGCCTATCAACTGCGCGAAAGCCAAAGCTATTACCCACGGGTGTCGGGCCTGCGCTTTAGCTACAACCCCTGGCGCGTGCCGTTTGACCGGGTCAGCCGGATTGAGTTGGGTGATCCGCTCAACGGTTATACCGCGCTGGATTTAGCCGATCAGCGCCTCTACAGCATTGGCGCCACCAGCTACGTGGGCAGTTTTACCTGGCTGGTCAGCGACCTGACTAAGGGCTTGCTCAGCGTGCAGCCGAAAAATGCTCAAGGCCAGCCGCTGACAGCGATTAAAGACGCCATCATTGATGCGGATCCGCAGCAACCCGGCGTGCAGGAATACAAGGAATGGCAAGGTCTGCTCGACCATGTTCGCAGTTTGCCGGACGTGGATGGCGACGGCCTGGCCGACATCCCCACGCAAGGTGCAGCAGCTGAACAGCGCATGCTGCGTGCGCCCAGCCTGCACCCGGCCGACCTCTATCGCTATGCTGGAGCCCTGCAATGGGGCGTGAGTGCGTTGCTGTTGGCGGGTGTGTTGCTGATCATCTGGCTGTTGCGCCGTCGTCGCACCTGA
- the can gene encoding carbonate dehydratase, which yields MSDLQHLFDNNARWAEAIKEEDPEFFAKLAMQQVPEYLWIGCSDARVPANEIVGLLPGDLFVHRNVANVVLHTDLNCLSVIQYAVDVLKVKHILVTGHYGCGGVRAAMQDTQLGLIDGWLRSIRDLYYEQREHLAQLPSDEAQVDRLCELNVIQQVANVSHTSIVQNAWHRGQPLSVHGCIYGIKDGRWKNLNVGISSIDQLPTHYRLRPLGPR from the coding sequence ATGAGCGATCTCCAACACCTCTTCGATAACAACGCGCGCTGGGCCGAGGCGATCAAAGAGGAAGATCCAGAGTTCTTCGCCAAGCTGGCTATGCAGCAGGTGCCGGAATACTTGTGGATCGGCTGTTCCGATGCCCGCGTGCCGGCCAACGAGATTGTCGGCCTGCTGCCGGGCGACCTGTTTGTACACCGCAACGTGGCCAATGTGGTGTTGCACACCGACCTCAATTGCCTATCGGTAATCCAGTACGCGGTCGATGTGCTCAAGGTTAAACACATCCTCGTCACTGGCCACTATGGCTGTGGCGGCGTGCGCGCCGCCATGCAAGACACACAGTTAGGGCTTATCGACGGTTGGCTGCGCAGCATCCGTGACCTCTATTACGAGCAACGCGAGCATCTCGCGCAATTGCCCAGCGATGAGGCGCAAGTTGATCGCCTGTGTGAACTCAATGTCATTCAGCAAGTGGCTAACGTCAGCCACACCAGCATCGTGCAGAACGCGTGGCATCGCGGTCAGCCGTTGTCCGTCCACGGCTGCATCTATGGCATCAAAGATGGCCGTTGGAAGAACCTCAATGTTGGCATCAGCAGCATCGATCAACTGCCAACGCACTATCGCCTGCGCCCGCTCGGCCCGCGCTGA
- a CDS encoding DMT family transporter — protein MYTSTRYAVFGLLLATLCWSGNALVARAFVGEIPPFALSFWRWSLALTLLLPFVAKPLWRHRNELHAAGWRLLVLAGIGIASYNSLLYAAAQTTAAINITLVNTCLPLMTFIGAGLLLGEWPQRRAWWGMAVAACGLLVLISQGSWASFSGLAFNKGDLIMLIAVADWALYSLLLRRWASFLLPIPPLALLGVLMLLGVPLILPFYLYELAQGARLSLTPQNLAAIGYTAIFASLLAYLAWNHAIRVLGASKAALSNYLMPVFTAVLGWLLLGEGLQSYHWFGAVLIFAGLLLGTRGVAINRRAAE, from the coding sequence ATGTATACCTCAACCCGCTACGCGGTTTTTGGGCTGCTGCTGGCAACGCTTTGCTGGTCTGGTAATGCCTTGGTGGCGCGGGCGTTTGTCGGTGAAATCCCGCCCTTTGCGTTGTCATTCTGGCGCTGGAGCCTGGCCCTGACCCTGCTGCTGCCGTTCGTGGCCAAGCCACTGTGGCGCCATCGCAACGAATTGCATGCAGCCGGCTGGCGTTTGCTGGTGCTCGCCGGCATCGGTATCGCCAGTTACAACAGCCTGCTCTACGCTGCCGCGCAAACCACGGCGGCTATTAACATCACCCTGGTCAATACCTGCCTGCCGCTGATGACCTTTATTGGCGCGGGTTTACTGCTTGGCGAGTGGCCGCAGCGCCGCGCGTGGTGGGGCATGGCCGTGGCCGCGTGCGGTTTGCTGGTGCTGATCAGTCAAGGCAGCTGGGCTAGCTTTAGCGGCCTGGCATTCAATAAGGGCGATCTGATCATGCTGATAGCGGTGGCAGATTGGGCGCTCTATTCATTGCTGCTCAGGCGCTGGGCCAGCTTCCTGCTGCCGATTCCACCGCTGGCGCTACTGGGCGTACTGATGTTGTTGGGCGTACCGCTGATTCTGCCGTTTTACCTGTATGAACTGGCTCAAGGGGCACGCCTCAGCCTCACGCCGCAAAATCTGGCTGCCATCGGCTACACCGCTATCTTCGCCTCACTGCTGGCCTACCTCGCCTGGAACCACGCCATCCGCGTGCTGGGCGCTTCAAAGGCGGCCCTCTCCAACTACCTTATGCCGGTGTTTACCGCCGTGCTGGGTTGGCTGCTGCTGGGGGAGGGCTTGCAAAGCTACCACTGGTTTGGCGCTGTGCTGATCTTTGCTGGGTTGTTGTTAGGCACACGAGGTGTGGCCATCAATCGTCGAGCGGCAGAGTAA
- a CDS encoding LysR family transcriptional regulator, whose product MDLRQFSHLAALADHRNFVRAAAAVNLSQPALSRSIQTLERDLGCTLVERSSREFCLTAQGQLVLTHARRLLAGSQALLNELEQYNGLTCGELHFGSGPYPAQVLVPEALATFISRYPAIRIRLQQADWRQLGDLLNEQQIEFLVADSRDFVTDAKCQVQLLRPRHGRFFCRRDHPLASRKGLKLSALLDFPIVATRLPPRISKTLADVQGVEDFAISVECVQFDAVYRVVRRSDAIGIATMEALSDLVQQGAISLLDFIDVSADDLGLNVHYGVVSRAGHSLTPAAQAMIADLVAVDQQLQN is encoded by the coding sequence ATGGACTTACGACAGTTTAGTCACTTGGCGGCCCTGGCCGATCACCGCAACTTTGTTCGGGCAGCGGCTGCCGTCAACCTGAGTCAGCCGGCACTCAGCCGCAGCATCCAAACCCTGGAGCGCGATCTTGGTTGCACCCTCGTGGAGCGCAGCAGCCGCGAGTTTTGTCTCACCGCGCAAGGCCAGCTGGTGCTGACTCATGCGCGTCGTCTGCTCGCCGGCAGCCAGGCACTGCTCAACGAACTGGAGCAATACAACGGCCTTACCTGTGGTGAACTGCATTTCGGCAGCGGCCCTTACCCTGCGCAAGTCTTGGTGCCAGAGGCCTTAGCCACGTTCATCAGCCGCTATCCGGCGATCCGTATTCGCCTCCAGCAGGCAGACTGGCGACAATTGGGAGACTTACTCAACGAGCAGCAAATTGAGTTTTTGGTGGCTGATTCGCGCGACTTCGTCACGGACGCCAAGTGTCAGGTACAACTACTGCGACCACGCCACGGCCGGTTCTTCTGTCGACGTGACCACCCGTTGGCCTCGCGCAAGGGCCTCAAACTCAGCGCCCTCCTCGACTTCCCGATAGTCGCCACGCGCCTACCGCCGCGTATTAGCAAAACCCTTGCGGATGTTCAGGGCGTCGAAGACTTTGCCATCAGTGTGGAGTGCGTCCAGTTCGACGCCGTCTACCGTGTGGTCAGGCGCTCGGATGCAATCGGCATCGCAACCATGGAGGCCTTGAGTGACCTGGTGCAACAGGGCGCAATCAGCCTGCTGGACTTTATCGACGTGTCAGCCGATGACCTCGGCTTAAATGTTCACTATGGCGTGGTCAGCCGGGCGGGCCACTCGCTGACGCCGGCAGCCCAAGCGATGATCGCCGACCTGGTGGCCGTCGATCAGCAACTGCAAAACTAA